The Brachionichthys hirsutus isolate HB-005 chromosome 3, CSIRO-AGI_Bhir_v1, whole genome shotgun sequence genome has a window encoding:
- the znf628 gene encoding zinc finger protein 62 homolog, whose protein sequence is MANSVALVVQAELLPPQSANSLSPFPSLLGSGEDGDEDEDRGQLLDGDKAVAEGEVEVVLDMVTSSVPGPAQPPEHPFQCMDCGKSFRWSSRLTHHQRSHNNERPYRCNLCPKAFKGSSALLYHQRSHSGEKPYKCQDCGKAFKRSSLLQVHQSVHTGVRTFICPYCPLTFKWSSHYQYHLRQHTGECPYPCDTCPKAFKNSSSLRRHKNVHLGLKPYTCSVCNKSFTQSTNLRQHMRIHTGERPYVCNECGRSFTHSSNLALHKNSHSNLNAGAKEGKRGEEARKGNELVEVVVGTEDVTSSILTDMVRFVSQEGTDGVGVGMEEVFLSTASSGQNASLLPQLTLTSSGGDVCSSRAIGTEVHLSTDTGASVLLYSCGSCSHTFGTRTDLEEHQSIHTVPEEQGAGAEAGPGAGMEVGDGLVGAGHLLADFEEVVETTTVAESGQSAEVLLGLTEGADGGNAHVGTTQAQFDLLQSFTEVTQSAETIQPEARTAWAGLSCGYCNKNFKTSGGLSRHVSLMHSLSSQSRSQFSCSACDRSFPLLSSLLTHQHSHTPEQRLLAEAEAEIVCPPSLSLSLPLPSSPSPADKQQEGQREIHVNIITEGEEQPAKPTKASKKTGASKSTPAGERPYRCSECGKAFKGSSGLKYHMRDHTGERPYRCTECGKSFKRSSLLSIHQRVHTGVRAFQCPHCPLTFKWSSHYQYHLRQHTGERPYVCKECGKSFKNTSCLRRHSQMHSGLRPHTCSICSKSFSQTSNLKQHERTHSGERPFHCTHCNKSFTHSSNLQLHLRTHSSSKDFKCPYCSKEFVMHSYLQRHIRTHGNGVSLPGPGGGGRDGVAVKASVGGVTTTTTLLNPITLENSGNQGSLIVSQPSLNIPPNTSQNYFMIQTTSGLQLIPLSSPMQAPQAPPPQALPLPSQPQNFFLLQCPSNNGGHSNLILVPTANNPPPAPELQALPVLQTMQALQPVLNQSQTRMPQFSTISQQQQQTRFIVANNNNAMNAPAALPMGTLSANSLLTKPILGKSTRTARGRRGRKPKAALQKSTTAPVNQAAGGAPSAPGCHVTSVAQTDAACSTITESSLSSASTMSRCPLSTSGTTVPLLSASTTLVDTSGHPSAATTVTPVATVTAASVPTPVPPEENAYATLGQLRTGETMAGKQFVLCFDHEGRSKEEMTMEEGGGSYVLQFESSAPGEEVEGEGKSIVLQFQTNGQGEGAKGGDKEGMISLLREWRGDKQGEAQPGEEGSQGESYVLHFHTEAQDGSSSNAAFGQSQESSLQLSCAPTQSLLPVDGQEVVFELGGGTKIEQGHEEGMQMIALIEGEGGLDSNPASSRVTEGGETMEGIFQLENGEEIVIIEVSTSNLRDGRMERGSGREISQSGEMKGEGVTAEAIERSVEEHASTGDGEVRTSTEDTIINGPLLNKDGQISN, encoded by the exons ATGGCAAACTCAGTGGCCTTGGTGGTCCAAGCAGAACTCTTACCGCCTCAGTCAGCCAactccctctctcctttcccGTCCCTTCTTGGTTCGGGAGAGGACggagacgaggacgaggacagaggacagctgCTGGATGGAGACAAGGCGGTCGCGGAGGGTGAAGTCGAGGTGGTTCTAGACATGGTGACGTCTTCGGTGCCGGGCCCGGCCCAGCCGCCTGAGCATCCCTTTCAGTGCATGGACTGCGGGAAGAGCTTCAGGTGGTCGTCCAGGCTGACCCACCACCAGCGGAGCCACAACAACGAGAGGCCGTACCGCTGCAACCTCTGCCCCAAGGCCTTCAAGggctcctctgctctgctctatcACCAACG GTCTCACTCGGGGGAGAAACCTTACAAATGTCAGGACTGTGGAAAAGCCTTCAAgcgctcctctctgctccag GTCCACCAGAGCGTCCACACTGGAGTGCGGACTTTCATTTGCCCCTATTGCCCATTGACCTTTAAATGGAGTTCTCACTACCAGTATCACCTGCGCCAGCATACCGGCGAGTGTCCCTACCCATGTGACACCTGCCCCAAGGCCTTCAAGAACTCGAGCAGTCTGCGGCGACACAAAAATGTCCACCTTGGTCTCAAGCCTTACACCTGCTCGGTGTGCAACAAATCCTTCACTCAGTCGACCAACCTGAGGCAGCACATGAGGATACACACGGGAGAACGGCCCTACGTCTGCAATGAATGTGGGAGAAGCTTCACGCACTCTTCAAACCTGGCCCTCCACAAGAACTCGCACTCCAACCTCAATGCAGGGGCGAAGGAGGgaaagaggggagaggaggcaAGGAAGGGAAATGAGCTAGTGGAGGTGGTGGTAGGGACAGAGGACGTGACATCATCCATCTTGACAGACATGGTAAGATTTGTGAGCCAGGAAGGGACCGACGGAGTCGGGGTGGGGATGGAGGAAGTGTTCCTGTCAACCGCCTCCTCCGGGCAGAATGCGAGCCTTCTCCCTCAGCTCACCCTCACCTCCTCCGGGGGAGACGTGTGTTCGTCCAGGGCGATCGGGACGGAGGTCCACCTGAGCACAGACACTGGCGCCAGTGTGCTGCTGTACAGCTGTGGCAGCTGCAGCCACACCTTTGGCACGCGAACAGACCTAGAGGAGCACCAGTCCATCCACACGGTTCCAGAGGAACAGGGGGCCGGTGCCGAGGCGGGGCCCGGCGCAGGGATGGAAGTTGGGGATGGACTGGTAGGAGCCGGTCACCTCCTGGCTGATTTTGAGGAAGTGGTGGAGACGACCACAGTGGCTGAAAGCGGACAGTCAGCAGAGGTGCTCCTTGGCCTGACGGAGGGAGCAGATGGAGGCAATGCA CATGTCGGAACCACCCAGGCCCAGTTTGACCTGCTGCAGAGCTTCACTGAGGTGACTCAGAGCGCCGAGACCATCCAGCCGGAGGCCAGAACCGCATGGGCAGGGCTGTCATGTGGCTACTGTAATAAGAACTTCAAGACCAGTGGAGGCCTCAGCAGACACGTATCACTG ATGCACTCTCTTTCATCGCAGTCCCGCTCCCAGTTCAGCTGCTCCGCCTGCGACCGCTCCTTCCCCCTTCTGTCCTCACTCCTCACCCACCAGCACTCCCACACCCCTGAGCAACGTCTCCTGGCTGAGGCAGAGGCTGAGATCGTGTGTCCTCCTTCCCTTTCCCTGTCTCTCCCACTTCCGTCCTCTCCCAGCCCGGCTGACAAGCAGCAGGAAGGCCAGAGGGAGATTCACGTCAACATCATCACTGAGGGTGAGGAGCAACCTGCCAAACCAACAAAGGCATCCAAAAAGACAGGAGCGAGCAAGAGCACTCCTGCTGGAG AGAGGCCGTACCGTTGTTCGGAGTGCGGGAAAGCCTTCAAAGGCTCGTCGGGGCTAAAGTACCACATGAGGGATCACACCGGGGAAAGGCCCTACCGCTGCACAGAATGTGGAAAAAGCTTCAAAAGGTCATCGCTGCTGTCGATCCATCAGAGG GTACACACAGGCGTCAGAGCATTCCAGTGCCCCCACTGCCCTCTCACTTTCAAATGGAGCTCGCACTACCAGTACCACTTACGTCAACACACGGGCGAGAGGCCATATGTGTGCAAAGAGTGTGGCAAGTCCTTCAAGAACACCAGCTGCCTGCGCAGACACAGTCAGATGCACTCCGGCCTGCGACCTCATACCTGCTCAATCTGCTCAAAGTCTTTCTCGCAGACATCAAACCTCAAACAG CACGAACGCACGCATTCTGGCGAGAGACCTTTTCATTGCACGCACTGCAACAAAAGTTTTACGCACTCCTCCAACCTGCAGCTTCATCTTCGTACGCACTCGTCAAGCAAGGACTTCAAGTGCCCGTACTGCTCGAAGGAGTTTGTCATGCACTCCTACTTGCAGAGGCACATCCGTACCCACGGCAACGGGGTGTCCCTGCCCGGCCCTGGTGGCGGAGGCAGAGATGGAGTGGCTGTGAAAGCCAGCGTGGGTGGAGTCACAACCACCACCACCCTGCTCAACCCCATCACTCTGGAAAACTCAGGAAATCAAGGTAGTCTGATCGTGTCCCAGCCATCGCTCAACATCCCCCCCAACACCTCCCAGAATTACTTCATGATTCAAACGACCAGCGGcctgcagctcattcctcttTCATCCCCTATGCAAGCCCCGCAAGCTCCTCCGCCACAAGCGCTGCCGCTTCCATCCCAGCCGCAAAACTTCTTCCTTCTGCAGTGCCCCTCAAACAATGGCGGCCATTCCAATTTGATTCTTGTCCCGACGGCGAATAACCCCCCACCAGCTCCGGAGCTTCAGGCCTTGCCTGTGCTTCAGACCATGCAAGCACTCCAGCCTGTCCTAAACCAATCACAGACTCGTATGCCTCAGTTTTCAACCAtatcgcagcagcagcagcagaccagGTTCATAGTCGCCAACAATAATAACGCTATGAACGCTCCCGCTGCCTTGCCGATGGGCACTCTCTCAGCAAACTCGCTACTGACCAAGCCCATACTAGGGAAAAGCACCCGGACGGCACGGGGCAGACGGGGACGCAAACCAAAAGCCGCTCTCCAGAAATCTACAACCGCGCCTGTCAATCAGGCTGCAGGCGGAGCTCCGTCGGCGCCGGGCTGTCATGTGACCAGCGTCGCCCAGACTGATGCTGCTTGTAGCACGATCACAGAGTCATCACTCTCATCCGCATCCACGATGTCCCGCTGTCCCTTGTCAACATCTGGCACTACTGTACCACTTCTTTCAGCTTCCACCACTCTAGTGGACACCTCAGGACATCCATCCGCTGCTACCACGGTTACACCAGTCGCCACAGTAACCGCGGCATCAGTTCCTACTCCTGTTCCACCGGAAGAGAATGCCTATGCTACTTTGGGGCAACTGAGGACAGGGGAGACGATGGCGGGGAAAcagtttgtgttgtgttttgatCATGAAGGACGGTCAAAGGAGGAGATGACAATGGAGGAGGGTGGGGGTTCGTATGTGTTGCAGTTTGAAAGCAGTGCGCCGGGAGAGGAAGTGGAAGGGGAGGGGAAATCAATTGTGTTGCAGTTCCAGACAAATGGTCAAGGGGAGGGGGCAAAGGGGGGAGATAAGGAAGGCATGATTTCACTTCTGCGTGAATGGCGTGGGGACAAGCAAGGAGAGGCGCAGCCAGGAGAGGAAGGTAGCCAGGGAGAGTCTTATGTTCTGCATTTCCACACTGAGGCACAAGACGGCAGTTCATCCAACGCCGCCTTCGGCCAAAGCCAAGAATCCAGCCTGCAGCTTTCCTGCGCGCCAACCCAAAGCTTGTTACCAGTTGACGGGCAGGAGGTGGTGTTTGAACTCGGGGGTGGGACCAAGATAGAGCAGGGACATGAGGAGGGCATGCAGATGATAGCCCTGATCGAGGGTGAAGGGGGGTTGGATTCCAACCCCGCAAGCAGTAGGGTGACTGAAGGCGGAGAAACCATGGAAGGTATATTTCAGCTGGAAAATGGAGAGGAAATAGTTATAATTGAGGTCAGCACCAGCAACCTAAGAGATGGAAgaatggagagagggagtgggAGGGAGATCTCACAAAGTGGCGAGATGAAGGGTGAGGGTGTGACGGCGGAGGCAATCGAAAGGTCGGTGGAGGAACACGCCTCCACGGGCGACGGAGAGGTACGGACGTCAACCGAAGACACGATAATAAATGGACCTCTGCTTAATAAAGACGGGCAGATCTCCAACTGA
- the il11a gene encoding uncharacterized protein il11a, translating to MKLLLDSSSSLLFSLLLAQLPVFTPASPLPQRRSSDMDKLSNQTKNLMKLTQELLKEHAFDSDVEPHRFRSLPEMSNRSVNDLNNLELKPTLSQLHSDLKLYEHHFEWLNKVSKKHHHPALPKLVEMIREMKSLISLLHRQMLRVEAPRLTPATPSLPPQLPYQFDVLQSSHELLRHFKLFCDWAYRAFLSLKPKISAVQS from the exons ATGAAAT TGCTACTTGACTCTTCCTCATCGCTCCTCTTCTCGCTGCTATTGGCTCAGCTGCCTGTGTTCACGCCCGCCTCTCCGTTACCTCAGCGGCGGTCCAGTGACATGGATAAACTGTCCAATCAAACCAAGAATCTAATGAAGCTCACTCAAGAATTGCTG AAGGAGCATGCATTTGACTCAGATGTGGAGCCCCACAGGTTCAGGTCTCTGCCAGAAATGAGCAACAGATCAGTCAATGACCTCAACAATCTTGAG TTGAAGCCCACGCTCTCTCAGCTCCATTCCGACCTGAAGCTGTACGAGCACCACTTTGAATGGCTGAACAAGGTTTCAAAGAAGCACCACCACCCTGCACTGCCCAAGTTGGTGGAGATGATCAGAGAGATGAAATCGCTCATCAGCCTGCTGCACCGTCAA ATGCTCAGAGTTGAAGCACCAAGGCTGACTCCGGCCACCCCATCCCTCCCCCCTCAACTCCCCTATCAGTTTGATGTCCTGCAATCAAGCCACGAGCTTCTTCGACACTTCAAGCTCTTCTGTGATTGGGCGTACAGAGCATTCCTCAGCCTCAAGCCCAAAATCTCTGCAGTACAATCATAA
- the rasip1 gene encoding ras-interacting protein 1, giving the protein MEGSGSPRFRKLHFPVGLWINSPRKHFAKLGGRWPSAISVKSTTSSDATSLHEAPTAPSSSLSNSTPSLASPTPSPSPSPAFLRPRPAGPQSRTKRLSHLFLRGRSNSDRDRAVGEREREIWAHSAAPSSHHYLPPASSSAPGLIKIYGDALSSGANYRSLLANVHSTARQLIAQVITRYTEREREETDDVVVLQKHSPEDFLLCDVIGKPIQQADGTLKWETECRRSVAPWECPLLLVDMWRPKDGFERRFEIQRKEDYEREEREREKEREREGENCQGVRWRQSRMQSGGGAEESERGHRGRNTELRRSISDMNLSLRRRQGNHVSKDPPGSSNPANNNGGVQDRKNIISMINPLPGEIRASKAEAKVGWTNQPPQDESDYSNCDLEVMSQSLILPPTDRPYFLLLQGYDQSKDFVLYIMVGHMHVFGRKPTMREREKERERERKGKKSMKVDTFLSAPDLLARHLLVRRDSAVPETPTGQALMRPFRGGEVTHNGLALYRETVLKPGDVIGLGKHFLFLYRDPRVTPAPPLALTLPWQADVSTACCPSGLVDRQEALRQYLGSTEAVLNFHPRHTDSLLQEIISKNSSPDSGGGPLAPAYLLSIMIDHASKHLDPTLTPQILLKSANLIKEIVWDNIKEFGDKHPTQNSTEQEGEISTLNVLKLSSDLRPLMFWMSNATELLNFFQVKVEAMEKEWEFEAPGDPLLTADMDTCSEALAQLDDVIMHTFQQCVYHLTKTLYSLLPALLDTNPFSSEEKEKDAVRAAEGEEKREGGGEADDVSALPPKVAGLMEVYRCSLMLSREACLSPPLTSQTFGYLFFFTNTSLLNTLLERDGLFSWSRAVQIRTNLDLVLDWLQGAGLGDIASEFMKKLSVTVNFLCIPKTRLIQSSWTSLLEDHVLLSPSQLHHLLTHYKLGPTRAPPASWAPPPGTELSGDIFESFLDHPPLILPNETPRLDLSQPIPSPELQKEVTRLRTFLWGLDQDELPANQRTRL; this is encoded by the exons ATGGAGGGGTCTGGAAGTCCTCGTTTCAGAAAGCTCCATTTCCCAGTGGGCCTGTGGATCAACTCacccagaaaacattttgccaAGCTAGGGGGCCGTTGGCCGAGCGCTATCTCTGTCAA GTCAACCACCAGCTCTGATGCAACCTCCCTCCATGAGGCCCCCACggctccttcctcttccctttctAACTCGACCCCCTCGCTAGCCTCCCCTACCCCGtccccatctccatctccagccTTCCTCAGGCCACGGCCTGCTGGACCCCAGTCCCGCACAAAGCGTCTTTCCCATCTCTTTCTGCGTGGCCGCTCTAATAGCGACAGGGACCGGGCGGttggggagagggagagggaaattTGGGCTCATTCAGCTGCTCCCTCTTCCCACCACTACTTGCCCCCTGCTTCTTCCTCTGCCCCAGGACTGATCAAGATCTACGGCGATGCCCTCTCCAGCGGAGCGAACTATCGCTCCCTCCTGGCCAACGTCCACTCTACAGCCAGGCAGCTCATCGCTCAGGTCATCACTCGGTACactgagagagaaagggaggaaacaGATGACGTAGTAG TTCTTCAGAAACACAGCCCGGAGGACTTCCTGTTATGTGATGTCATTGGAAAACCCATCCAGCAGGCAGATGGAACTCTCAAGTGGGAGACAGAGTGCCGGAGAAGCGTTGCCCCGTGGGAATGTCCTCTGTTGTTAGTGGACATGTGGCGGCCCAAGGACGGATTTGAGCGACGCTTCGAAATCCAACGAAAGGAAGACtatgagagagaagagagggagagagagaaggagcgtGAGAGGGAGGGCGAGAACTGTCAAG GTGTGCGCTGGCGGCAAAGCAGGATGCAATCAGGGGGCGGAGCAGAAGAGAGCGAGCGTGGCCACCGCGGTAGGAACACAGAGCTCAGGAGGAGCATCAGTGACATGAACCTGAGTCTGCGGCGTCGCCAAGGTAACCACGTCAGCAAAGATCCACCTGGCTCTAGTAACCCAGCCAACAACAACGGAGGGGTACAGGACAGGAAAAACATTATAAGCATGATCAACCCACTGCCAGGGGAG ATTAGAGCATCAAAAGCTGAAGCAAAGGTCGGGTGGACAAACCAAcctccacaggatgagagcGATTACTCAAACTGTGACCtggaagtgatgtcacaaagTTTAATCCTTCCACCCACCGACCGGCCGTACTTCCTTTTGCTGCAGGGTTATGATCAGAGCAAG gattttgttttgtacattATGGTGGGACATATGCATGTGTTTGGGAGAAAACCTACAATGAGGGAgcgagagaaggagagagagagggaaaggaaagggaAGAAGTCTATGAAGGTGGACACGTTCCTCTCTGCGCCCGACCTCTTGGCCAGACACTTGTTGGTCAGGAGAGACTCGGCTGTTCCCGAGACACCCACTGGTCAAG CTCTGATGAGGCCTTTCAGAGGCGGTGAGGTCACGCACAATGGACTGGCCCTTTACAGGGAGACAGTCCTAAAGCCTGGGGATGTGATTGGTCTCGGGAAACACTTCCTTTTCCTCTACCGTGACCCCCGTGTGACTCCGGCTCCACCTCTGGCATTGACCTTGCCTTGGCAGGCAGATGTTTCCACCGCCTGCTGCCCCTCAGGTTTggtggacagacaggaagctctGAGGCAGTACCTGGGATCCACCGAGGCAGTTCTGAACTTTCACCCCCGTCATACAGATTCCCTGTTGCAG GAGATAATCTCCAAAAATTCCTCTCCAGACTCCGGGGGTGGGCCTTTAGCTCCTGCTTATCTCCTATCAATCATGATAGATCATGCATCCAAACACCTGGACCCTACACTCACACCACAAATATTACTTAAGTCAGCCAATCTGATTAAAGAAATTGTTTGG GATAACATTAAGGAATTTGGGGATAAGCATCCCACGCAAAA TTCCACAGAGCAAGAGGGCGAGATAAGCACGTTAAATGTCCTGAAACTTTCATCTGACCTTCGACCCCTGATGTTCTGGATGTCAAATGCCACAGAGCTCCTTAACTTCTTCCAGGTCAAAGTAGAAGCCATGGAGAAAGAGTGGGAGTTCGAAG CCCCCGGGGATCCACTTCTGACGGCCGACATGGATACCTGCTCAGAGGCTCTGGCACAGTTGGATGATGTCATTATGCACACCTTCCAACAGTGTGTGTATCACCTCACCAAG ACCCTGTACTCACTACTTCCAGCTCTCCTGGACACCAACCCATTCTCCagtgaggagaaggagaaggatgcCGTCcgggctgcagagggagaagagaaaagagaagggggaggagaggCGGACGACGTGTCCGCCTTGCCACCCAAAGTTGCCGGGCTAATGGAAGTGTATCGCTGTTCCCTGATGCTGTCGCGCGAGGCGTGTCTGTCCCCACCCCTCACCTCGCAAACCTTTGGctacctcttcttcttcaccaacACCTCCCTGCTCAATACTTTGTTGGAGAGAG ATGGTCTGTTTTCGTGGTCTAGAGCAGTTCAGATCCGTACAAACTTGGACTTGGTTCTGGATTGGCTACAAGGGGCAGGATTAGGAGACATAGCCTCCGAGTTCATGAAGAAGCTGTCAGTCACGGTCAACTTCCTCTGCATTCCCAAGACTCGACTTATCCAG TCATCCTGGACCAGTCTGCTGGAGGATCATGTCTTGTTGAGCCCTTCGCAGTTGCACCACCTCCTCACTCATTACAAGCTGGGACCAACCAGAGCACCACCTGCATCCTGGGCGCCTCCACCAGGCACGGAGCTTAGTGGAG acatatttgagAGTTTCCTGGATCACCCTCCTCTGATCCTGCCGAATGAGACCCCCCGCCTTGACCTCTCCCAGCCAATCCCCAGCCCTGAGCTGCAAAAGGAAGTGACTCGTCTCCGCACCTTCTTGTGGGGACTCGACCAGGATGAGCTGCCTGCCAATCAGCGGACTCGACTTTGA